One region of Skermanella mucosa genomic DNA includes:
- a CDS encoding LysR family transcriptional regulator — protein sequence MDFEDLQTFVAVADAGGVSAAARRLGVSKSVVSRRLFRIEAELGIQLLARTTRGAALTEAGVTFRDHAARASAEMDTAREAILPDGDLRGRLRIAMPFSFGPTHFAPVVAEMAKRHPRLHIHSSYSDRFVDLIAEGFDCAIRVGYLQDSNLIAKRVGPIFGKLLASPAYIKLHGAPETPEQVLNHPALMQETETWQFTDGDRIITVQPQGSFKADNATALAAAAVAGLGIAWLPDCITYDHVASGALVPIMTGYPPPPAAAYVVRPPGQHPARKIRVLTDMMTEYFKRNPDLWGLDT from the coding sequence GTGGACTTCGAAGATCTGCAGACATTCGTTGCCGTCGCCGATGCCGGCGGGGTATCCGCCGCCGCGCGCCGGCTCGGAGTTTCCAAATCGGTCGTGAGTCGGCGGCTCTTTCGGATAGAAGCAGAACTCGGCATCCAGCTTCTCGCACGGACGACCCGCGGTGCCGCCCTGACGGAAGCCGGCGTCACGTTTCGGGACCATGCGGCCCGGGCCAGCGCCGAGATGGACACGGCAAGAGAGGCGATTCTTCCCGATGGCGATCTGCGCGGCCGCCTGCGCATCGCCATGCCGTTTTCCTTCGGGCCGACCCATTTCGCACCCGTGGTCGCGGAAATGGCAAAACGCCATCCGCGGCTGCACATCCATTCATCCTACAGCGACCGGTTCGTCGATCTCATCGCGGAGGGCTTCGATTGCGCCATCCGGGTCGGCTATCTTCAGGACTCCAACCTGATCGCGAAGCGCGTCGGGCCGATCTTCGGAAAGCTTCTGGCAAGCCCGGCTTACATCAAGTTGCACGGCGCTCCTGAGACACCCGAACAAGTGCTCAACCACCCGGCGCTCATGCAGGAGACCGAAACCTGGCAATTCACGGATGGCGACAGGATCATCACGGTTCAGCCGCAGGGCAGCTTCAAAGCGGACAACGCGACTGCGCTTGCCGCCGCCGCCGTTGCGGGGCTGGGGATCGCCTGGCTTCCCGATTGCATCACGTACGACCACGTCGCCTCGGGCGCACTCGTGCCGATCATGACGGGCTATCCACCACCCCCGGCGGCCGCCTATGTCGTCCGTCCTCCGGGCCAGCACCCCGCCCGGAAAATACGGGTGCTCACCGACATGATGACCGAGTATTTCAAACGAAACCCGGACCTTTGGGGTCTCGACACCTGA
- a CDS encoding isochorismatase family protein translates to MPDTLFSRTLPIALNRFDPASKPTGLVIVDEVHGFCTVGCGPLAPAAPNAQVARMVAETVGLARRFESEGWPTLAFLDTHIPGKPEPPYPPHCEIGTGQENLVGELEWLVDSPTATLIRKDCINGFVGAIEQDGRNRLLDWITGNRLKAVLAVGICTDICVMDFVLTLLSARNHGMAGDLEDIVVYEPGCATYDLPLAVARDLGLPDTAAHPQAETHHMGLYAMASRGAVLAGELA, encoded by the coding sequence TTCCCATAGCGCTTAACCGGTTCGACCCGGCCTCCAAGCCCACCGGCCTGGTCATCGTCGACGAGGTCCACGGGTTCTGCACGGTCGGGTGCGGCCCGCTCGCTCCGGCCGCCCCCAATGCCCAGGTCGCCCGGATGGTGGCCGAGACCGTCGGGCTGGCACGCCGGTTCGAGTCGGAGGGTTGGCCGACCCTGGCCTTCCTCGACACCCACATCCCGGGCAAGCCCGAGCCGCCCTATCCGCCGCATTGCGAGATCGGTACCGGCCAGGAGAACCTTGTGGGCGAGCTGGAATGGCTTGTCGATTCGCCCACCGCCACGCTGATCCGGAAGGACTGCATCAATGGGTTCGTCGGCGCGATCGAGCAGGACGGCCGCAACCGCCTGCTGGACTGGATCACGGGCAACCGGCTGAAGGCGGTGCTGGCGGTCGGCATCTGCACCGACATCTGCGTGATGGATTTCGTGCTCACCCTGCTGTCGGCGCGGAACCACGGCATGGCCGGTGACCTGGAGGACATCGTGGTCTACGAGCCCGGATGCGCCACCTACGACCTTCCCCTGGCCGTCGCCCGGGACCTGGGCCTGCCCGACACGGCGGCCCATCCCCAGGCCGAAACCCACCATATGGGCCTGTACGCCATGGCCTCGCGCGGCGCCGTGCTTGCGGGTGAGCTGGCCTAG